A region of Bacillus rossius redtenbacheri isolate Brsri chromosome 2, Brsri_v3, whole genome shotgun sequence DNA encodes the following proteins:
- the LOC134529134 gene encoding uncharacterized protein LOC134529134 — MKRASCQETTHKQKMAKNDSSPEKAAAKTTSQEEMEVMPTPPAAATKQQAEGQVQPDPKKLGEQHKSSAEELSGTSSQAESFSTVQEAGGQVRPEPKKFGELHKSSAEHFSGTNSRIESSSIVQKAEGHVRPDPKKVGEQHKSSTKDFTGTSSQVESSSTVQKAEGHVRPDPKKVGEQHKSSTKDFTGTSSQVESSSTVQKAEGHVRPDPKKVGEQHKSSTKDFTGTSSQVESSSTVQKAEGHVRPDPKKVGEQHKSSTKDFTGTNSQVESTSTVQKAEGHVRPDPKKVGEQHKSSTEDFTGTSSQVESSSTVQKAEGHVRPDPKKVGEQHKSSAEDFSGTSSQVESSSNVQKAQGQVRPDPKKVGEQHKSSAGDLTGTSSQVERSSTVQKAEGHVRLDPKKVGQEHKSSAEDFSGTSFQVESSSNVQKAEGQVRPDPKKFGEQHKSSAEDLTGTSSQVESSSTVQKAEGHVRPDPKKVGQEHKSSAEDFSGTSSQVESSSNVQKAQGQVRPDPKKVGEQHKSSAGDLSGTSSQVESSSTVQKAEGHVRPDPKKVGQEHKSSPEDFSGTSFQVESSSNVQKAEGQVRPDPKKFGEQHKSSAEDFSGTRTQSKSSSAVQKAGQVRPDPMEFGEQHQSSKDFSGTSSQAVSSSMAQEAGDQVQPDPKKLCEQHKSSDKNDFSGTSSQAESSLVVQEAGQVRPDPKKFGGQHKSSAKDSSGTNSQAGFPARIPQAEGRKMTTRSRKVGEQHKSSAEDFSGTNSQAGSPARISQGKFRKMTTRSRKVGGQHKSSAKKDSSGTNSQAKSPARMPRADGRKLRPRPRKVVGKKSTSEPEVISLISPPSSPETHKNWETTEEYTAGLSRATSFASIATADLPHKSQSAPLSRRRKSSGTPSDAGEPSFKGWSVASAKPVVRPILPESSASDLLSLVERQGAMLARMEAENARLQERAGMQNVELLLNNSERLINNFEQLLPRLDNISANLEERPNGCTLAPKLERLLQDAGNMGAEQVRFLACLEETNTNMKKILTKLDDIDLHLKPSKRSPSHLVP; from the exons ATGAAGCGGGCCAGCTGTCAGGAGACAACACATAAGCAGAAAATGGCGAAAAACGACAGTTCTCCAGAGAAGGCTGCTGCCAAAACCACCTCCCAGGAAGAGATGGAGGTGATGCCAACACCGCCAGCAGCGGCGACGAAGCAGCAAGCTGAAGGTCAGGTGCAGCCAGACCCCAAGAAGTTAGGCGAGCAGCACAAATCCTCCGCCGAGGAATTATCCGGCACAAGCTCCCAGGCGGAGAGTTTCTCAACGGTGCAGGAAGCTGGTGGTCAGGTACGGCCAGAGCCCAAGAAGTTCGGCGAGCTGCACAAATCCTCCGCCGAGCATTTCTCCGGAACAAATTCCCGGATAGAGAGTTCCTCAATTGTGCAAAAAGCTGAAGGACATGTGCGGCCAGACCCCAAGAAGGTCGGCGAGCAGCACAAATCCTCCACCAAGGATTTTACTGGAACAAGCTCTCAGGTAGAGAGTTCCTCAACTGTGCAAAAAGCTGAAGGACAT GTGCGGCCAGACCCCAAGAAGGTCGGCGAGCAGCACAAATCCTCCACCAAGGATTTTACTGGAACAAGCTCTCAGGTAGAGAGTTCCTCAACTGTGCAAAAAGCTGAAGGACATGTGCGGCCAGACCCCAAGAAGGTCGGCGAGCAGCACAAATCCTCCACCAAGGATTTTACTGGAACAAGCTCTCAGGTAGAGAGTTCCTCAACTGTGCAAAAAGCTGAAGGACATGTGCGGCCAGACCCCAAGAAGGTCGGCGAGCAGCACAAATCCTCCACCAAGGATTTTACTGGAACAAACTCTCAGGTAGAGAGTACCTCAACTGTGCAAAAAGCTGAAGGACATGTGCGGCCAGACCCCAAGAAGGTCGGCGAGCAGCACAAATCCTCCACCGAGGATTTCACTGGAACAAGTTCTCAGGTAGAGAGTTCCTCAACTGTGCAAAAAGCTGAAGGACATGTGCGGCCAGACCCCAAGAAGGTCGGCGAGCAGCACAAATCCTCCGCCGAGGATTTCTCCGGAACAAGTTCTCAGGTAGAGAGTTCCTCAAATGTGCAAAAAGCTCAAGGACAGGTGCGGCCAGACCCCAAGAAGGTTGGCGAGCAGCACAAATCCTCCGCTGGGGATTTAACTGGAACAAGCTCTCAGGTAGAGCGTTCCTCAACTGTGCAAAAAGCTGAAGGACATGTGCGGCTAGACCCCAAGAAGGTCGGCCAGGAGCACAAATCCTCCGCCGAGGATTTCTCCGGAACAAGTTTTCAGGTAGAGAGTTCCTCAAATGTGCAAAAAGCTGAAGGACAGGTGCGGCCAGACCCCAAGAAGTTTGGCGAGCAGCACAAATCCTCCGCCGAGGATTTAACTGGAACAAGCTCTCAGGTAGAGAGTTCCTCAACTGTGCAAAAAGCTGAAGGACATGTGCGGCCAGACCCCAAGAAGGTCGGCCAGGAGCACAAATCCTCCGCCGAAGATTTTTCCGGAACAAGTTCTCAGGTGGAGAGTTCCTCAAATGTGCAAAAAGCTCAAGGACAGGTGCGGCCAGACCCCAAGAAGGTTGGCGAGCAGCACAAATCCTCTGCTGGGGATTTATCTGGAACAAGCTCTCAGGTAGAGAGTTCCTCAACTGTGCAAAAAGCTGAAGGACATGTGCGGCCAGACCCCAAGAAGGTCGGCCAGGAGCACAAATCCTCCCCCGAGGATTTCTCCGGAACAAGTTTTCAGGTAGAGAGTTCCTCAAATGTGCAAAAAGCTGAAGGACAGGTGCGGCCAGACCCCAAGAAGTTTGGCGAGCAGCACAAATCCTCCGCCGAGGATTTCTCCGGGACAAGAACCCAATCGAAGAGTTCCTCTGCGGTGCAGAAAGCTGGTCAGGTGCGGCCAGACCCCATGGAGTTTGGTGAGCAGCACCAATCCTCCAAGGATTTCTCCGGAACAAGCTCCCAGGCAGTAAGTTCCTCAATGGCGCAGGAAGCTGGCGATCAGGTGCAGCCAGACCCCAAGAAGTTATGCGAGCAGCACAAATCCTCGGACAAGAATGATTTCTCCGGAACAAGCTCCCAGGCGGAGAGTTCCTTAGTGGTGCAGGAAGCTGGTCAGGTACGGCCAGACCCCAAGAAGTTCGGCGGGCAGCACAAATCCTCCGCCAAGGATTCCTCCGGAACAAACTCTCAGGCAGGATTTCCGGCTCGGATTCCGCAAGCTGAAGGGCGGAAGATGACAACACGCTCCCGGAAGGTCGGCGAGCAGCACAAATCGTCTGCCGAGGATTTCTCTGGAACAAACTCTCAGGCAGGGAGTCCGGCGCGGATTTCACAAGGTAAATTTCGGAAGATGACAACACGCTCCAGGAAGGTCGGCGGGCAGCACAAATCTTCCGCCAAGAAGGATTCCTCCGGAACAAACTCTCAGGCAAAGAGTCCGGCGCGGATGCCGCGAGCTGATGGTCGGAAGCTGAGACCACGCCCCAGGAAGGTCGTCGGAAAAAAGAGTACCTCAGAACCAGAAGTTATTTCACTTATCTCTCCGCCTTCGTCCCCTGAGACGCACAAAAATTGGGAAACTACTGAAGAATATACAGCTGGACTATCTCGTGCAACATCGTTCGCGTCTATCGCCACAGCTGATTTACCACATAAAAGTCAGTCTGCGCCCCTATCCCGTAGGCGGAAATCTTCAGGAACACCGTCAGATGCTGGTGAGCCGTCATTTAAAGGCTGGTCTGTCGCATCTGCAAAGCCTGTAGTCAGACCTATACTTCCCGAATCGTCAGCGAGTGATTTGCTTTCGTTGGTGGAGCGACAGGGGGCCATGTTGGCACGCATGGAGGCAGAAAATGCTAGACTGCAAGAGCGAGCGGGAATGCAAAACGTTGAGCTGTTGCTCAATAATTCTGAGCGATTGATCAATAATTTTGAGCAGTTGTTGCCGCGTTTAGATAATATAAGTGCTAACCTGGAAGAACGCCCGAATGGGTGTACATTAGCTCCTAAGTTAGAGCGACTGCTGCAAGATGCTGGGAATATGGGGGCAGAGCAAGTTCGTTTCCTGGCGTGTCTTGAGGAGACGAATACTAACATGAAGAAGATTCTCACTAAGCTGGATGATATAGACCTGCATCTGAAACCTTCCAAGCGCTCCCCAAGCCATTTGGTACCCTAA